A section of the Gloeobacter violaceus PCC 7421 genome encodes:
- a CDS encoding PrsW family intramembrane metalloprotease gives MTFAVPNFLLIAAAVAPALFLLALLALLPKSVTRWAAPRPLWTVAIATLTGVGSAFIALPVEMLLTSTPWRITNLGVLAVFALVAAGLAEEGAKYLVVRFYSWRLAPFRERYDGLLYGGAVGLGFGALENVFYVSEGGLETAMVRALTAVPFHGMLGLVMGYFLGRAKVRQLAGERWGGLHALGLFWAVLLHGLYDFFAFQASQIALVLLNGLLVVMALWCLRTVISTRALSPSWGGCEPAAPTPFVPPPAVARNPMLAGILGLVPGLGQFYNREWQKGLFLLAAGIINLVLLASVWLLLNAPQAAIEALFVLAGLSLAIKPEQFIQTLAAAPVLQILLALNAVFCLLSAFDAYRTARSGRFDYLKAPEKRIRFLQTFSASYVGHVLLLFFAVLVPVIAGGGPKGQGEQPGQIGTIEFDLVTTPKKLDGFSGKPEGTAKGTAKKNAPKVVAQKSAPVPVPGPQAPKAQEAQEAKGLPRSYNEYLSWKIRRYHDLYFDRVGTGQYTVVQYEIDSVGNVTNVQVLYDHTTAPGDVAEMAAETVRRLDPALPLPKGIRSVTITELFWDGSPIGSPGSLEQHLSELPDGREVMPYPPEQS, from the coding sequence ATGACTTTCGCGGTGCCCAACTTCTTGCTGATCGCAGCCGCCGTCGCCCCAGCCCTGTTTTTGCTGGCTCTGCTCGCCCTGCTTCCCAAGAGCGTCACGCGCTGGGCGGCGCCGCGCCCGCTGTGGACCGTGGCCATCGCCACCCTCACCGGGGTGGGTTCGGCGTTTATCGCCCTGCCGGTCGAGATGCTGCTCACCTCCACCCCCTGGAGGATCACCAACCTTGGGGTGCTCGCGGTGTTCGCCCTGGTGGCGGCGGGGCTTGCGGAGGAGGGGGCCAAATATCTGGTCGTGCGCTTTTACAGCTGGCGGCTCGCGCCATTTCGCGAGCGCTACGACGGCCTGCTCTACGGCGGGGCGGTGGGGCTCGGCTTCGGGGCGCTCGAGAATGTGTTCTACGTCAGCGAAGGGGGCCTGGAGACCGCGATGGTGCGCGCCCTCACCGCCGTCCCCTTCCACGGCATGCTCGGGCTGGTGATGGGCTATTTTTTGGGCCGGGCCAAGGTGCGGCAACTGGCCGGGGAGCGCTGGGGCGGTCTGCACGCGCTGGGGCTTTTTTGGGCGGTGCTGCTCCATGGGCTCTACGACTTTTTTGCCTTTCAGGCAAGCCAGATAGCCCTGGTGCTGCTGAACGGCCTGCTGGTAGTCATGGCCCTCTGGTGCCTGCGGACAGTGATTTCCACGCGCGCGCTCTCCCCGAGTTGGGGCGGGTGCGAACCGGCTGCCCCCACCCCTTTCGTGCCGCCCCCGGCCGTGGCGCGCAACCCGATGCTGGCGGGGATCTTGGGTTTGGTTCCGGGCCTGGGTCAGTTCTACAACCGCGAGTGGCAGAAGGGCCTTTTTTTATTGGCGGCCGGGATCATCAACCTGGTGCTGCTCGCTTCGGTGTGGCTGCTCTTGAACGCTCCCCAGGCCGCGATTGAGGCGCTGTTCGTGCTGGCCGGTTTGAGTCTCGCCATCAAGCCGGAGCAGTTCATCCAGACGCTCGCGGCGGCGCCGGTGCTGCAGATTTTGCTTGCCCTCAACGCCGTCTTTTGTCTATTGAGCGCTTTTGATGCCTACCGCACCGCCCGCTCGGGCCGATTCGACTATCTAAAAGCGCCAGAAAAGCGCATCCGTTTTTTGCAAACATTCAGTGCTTCCTACGTCGGCCACGTGCTGTTGCTGTTTTTCGCGGTCCTGGTGCCGGTGATCGCCGGGGGCGGCCCCAAGGGCCAGGGGGAGCAGCCGGGGCAAATCGGCACGATCGAATTTGACCTGGTGACCACGCCCAAAAAACTCGACGGCTTCAGCGGCAAACCCGAGGGCACCGCCAAGGGCACCGCCAAGAAGAACGCTCCTAAAGTGGTCGCCCAAAAAAGCGCCCCGGTTCCCGTGCCGGGTCCGCAAGCTCCCAAGGCCCAGGAGGCGCAGGAGGCCAAGGGGCTGCCGCGCTCCTACAACGAATATCTCTCCTGGAAGATCCGCCGCTACCACGACCTGTACTTCGACCGGGTGGGCACCGGCCAGTACACGGTGGTGCAGTACGAGATCGACTCGGTGGGCAACGTCACCAACGTCCAGGTGCTTTACGACCACACCACCGCCCCGGGCGACGTGGCGGAAATGGCCGCTGAGACCGTGCGCCGCCTCGATCCGGCTTTGCCTTTGCCCAAGGGCATCCGCTCGGTGACGATCACCGAACTATTCTGGGACGGTTCGCCCATCGGCTCGCCCGGCTCCCTTGAGCAGCACCTGAGCGAACTGCCCGACGGGCGCGAGGTGATGCCTTACCCGCCTGAGCAGTCCTAG
- the nth gene encoding endonuclease III domain-containing protein — MSAIRQERRARAERLLVKLKVAYPRGLTLGLSSTNPFEYLVATVLATQCRDERVNKITPALFARYPDPAAFAAADYEALLPLVRPTGLGPTKARNLTAIGRLLLERHAGKVPATMAELTALPGVARKIANLVLADCHGIVEGVAVDTHVRRISKLLGLTDSTDAAKIERDLMDCLPRDAWRSWNNLMVEHGRQCCVAGAPRCTACPLVEDCPGGRELTAELERRDAAGAVLP, encoded by the coding sequence ATGAGTGCAATCCGGCAAGAGCGCCGCGCCCGGGCCGAGCGTCTGCTGGTAAAGCTGAAGGTGGCCTATCCCCGGGGCCTCACCCTGGGCCTCAGCAGCACCAACCCGTTCGAGTATCTGGTGGCGACGGTGCTTGCCACCCAGTGCAGAGACGAGCGGGTCAACAAAATCACCCCGGCGCTGTTCGCCCGCTATCCCGACCCGGCCGCCTTCGCCGCCGCCGATTACGAGGCGCTGTTGCCCCTGGTGCGCCCCACCGGTCTCGGTCCCACCAAGGCGCGCAACTTGACGGCCATCGGCCGGCTTTTGCTCGAACGCCACGCAGGCAAAGTGCCGGCCACGATGGCGGAACTGACCGCCCTGCCGGGGGTGGCCCGCAAGATCGCCAATCTGGTGCTTGCCGACTGCCACGGCATCGTCGAGGGCGTGGCGGTCGATACCCATGTGCGGCGCATCTCAAAACTGTTGGGGCTGACCGACTCGACCGACGCCGCCAAAATCGAGCGCGATCTGATGGACTGCCTGCCGCGCGACGCCTGGCGCAGCTGGAACAACTTGATGGTCGAGCACGGCCGCCAGTGTTGTGTGGCGGGTGCTCCCCGCTGTACGGCCTGCCCGCTGGTCGAAGATTGCCCCGGCGGCCGGGAACTGACGGCAGAACTGGAGAGGCGCGATGCGGCCGGTGCGGTTCTGCCTTGA
- a CDS encoding serine/threonine-protein kinase — protein sequence MSGSFARPDTLVGRTVGRYRLVEKIGAGGMGSVYRAVHIEIEDLVVAVKLLLPGLIDDEALRRRFKDEAAICARLSERSSHIVQIRDYGILEDLDLPYFTMEYLQGRSLQHLMHKVAAPVHQGLAIARQICLGLRVAHDMNVVHRDLKPSNIHLIPDLQLGEKVKLLDFGIARLVRDAQRGPLTQGYLGTPQYSAPEQLRGLEVDARADIYSLGMILYELFSGVCPFAVEDQNFETWYVLHTEGEPSPMAAANPRRPVPMAIEQLVLHCLAKKPADRPAGVSEILERLELVMGHLPPAPPAAAIPPPPTITLSAEQVAHLEKQLATQVGPIAPTLVRRALGSSHTPGELVEQLAAQLPATQREKFSRTVLANLSAQTSAAPSPGVREGSVPPVLRLDPRFVERCGHELSRLVGPIAAFLLQSALKETPPTPAVLVERLAALVGDQAKAEQLRRKLL from the coding sequence GTGAGTGGATCTTTCGCCCGCCCCGACACCCTGGTCGGCCGCACGGTCGGCCGCTACCGTCTGGTGGAAAAAATCGGGGCGGGCGGCATGGGCTCGGTTTACCGGGCGGTGCACATCGAGATCGAAGATCTGGTGGTGGCCGTCAAGTTGCTCCTGCCCGGTTTGATTGACGACGAAGCGCTGCGCCGCCGCTTCAAGGACGAAGCGGCCATCTGTGCGCGCCTGAGCGAACGCAGCTCCCACATTGTTCAGATTCGCGACTACGGTATCCTCGAAGATCTCGACTTGCCGTACTTCACGATGGAATATCTGCAGGGCCGCTCGCTGCAGCACCTGATGCACAAGGTGGCCGCCCCCGTGCATCAGGGTCTGGCCATCGCCCGCCAGATCTGTCTGGGCCTGCGGGTCGCCCACGACATGAATGTCGTGCACCGCGACCTCAAGCCGAGCAATATCCACCTGATCCCCGACCTGCAACTGGGTGAGAAGGTCAAACTACTCGATTTTGGGATCGCCCGGTTGGTGCGAGACGCCCAGCGCGGTCCGCTCACCCAGGGGTATCTGGGCACCCCGCAGTATTCTGCGCCCGAACAGCTGCGGGGACTGGAAGTAGACGCCCGAGCGGACATTTACAGCCTCGGGATGATCTTGTACGAGCTTTTTTCTGGGGTCTGCCCGTTTGCGGTCGAAGATCAAAATTTCGAAACCTGGTACGTCCTGCACACCGAGGGCGAGCCGTCGCCGATGGCCGCCGCCAACCCCCGCCGACCGGTGCCCATGGCCATCGAGCAACTGGTGCTCCACTGCCTGGCCAAAAAACCGGCAGATCGCCCGGCAGGCGTGAGCGAAATCCTCGAACGGCTGGAGCTGGTCATGGGTCATCTGCCCCCTGCCCCGCCCGCCGCGGCCATCCCGCCGCCGCCTACCATCACCCTGAGTGCAGAGCAAGTGGCGCACCTGGAAAAACAACTGGCCACCCAGGTCGGACCGATTGCGCCGACGCTGGTGCGCCGGGCTCTGGGTTCCTCCCACACCCCCGGCGAACTGGTGGAGCAATTGGCGGCCCAACTGCCCGCTACCCAGCGCGAAAAGTTTAGCCGGACGGTACTGGCAAATCTATCCGCGCAAACATCTGCCGCCCCTTCCCCAGGGGTGCGCGAGGGTAGCGTTCCCCCGGTGCTGCGCCTCGATCCGCGCTTTGTCGAGCGCTGCGGGCACGAACTGAGCCGGTTGGTGGGACCCATCGCCGCTTTTTTGCTGCAGAGTGCCCTTAAAGAAACACCGCCCACCCCGGCGGTACTGGTGGAGCGGCTTGCCGCCCTGGTGGGCGATCAGGCCAAGGCCGAACAGCTGCGCCGGAAGCTGCTCTAG
- a CDS encoding c-type heme family protein → MLKNLKLRTKFSLVAIVVFAGGLVASATVLSLVLEQRAQDEVADKAAALLQTINAVRNYTDVRIKPLLKDKAATSPVFISETASGFAANEVFEGLRKNSDYRNFVYKEAAPNPTNLRDKADDFEAALVARFAADPTIKELTGFRSQPGGDVFYIARPLKVDSPSCLQCHSTPQVAPKNLIITYGPDNGFGWKVGQVIAAQVISVPVDEVYASAQRSWVLVVGVLVGIFAVLVFLVNELLKRTVVLRISRMAATADAVSTGKTEADFAEDAADEIGVLASAFNRMKSSLEIALKLLNQQPR, encoded by the coding sequence ATGTTGAAAAATCTGAAGCTGAGGACCAAATTCAGCCTGGTGGCGATCGTCGTCTTCGCAGGCGGTCTGGTGGCGAGTGCTACGGTCCTGTCGCTGGTACTGGAGCAGCGTGCCCAGGATGAAGTGGCGGACAAGGCGGCGGCTCTGTTGCAGACGATTAACGCGGTGCGCAACTACACCGACGTCCGCATCAAACCCTTGCTGAAAGACAAAGCGGCGACCTCACCCGTGTTCATCTCCGAGACGGCTTCGGGCTTTGCTGCCAACGAGGTCTTTGAGGGTCTGCGCAAAAACAGCGACTACCGCAATTTTGTCTACAAAGAAGCCGCCCCCAACCCCACCAACCTGCGCGACAAGGCCGACGATTTTGAGGCGGCCCTGGTGGCCCGTTTCGCCGCCGACCCAACTATCAAAGAGTTGACCGGCTTTCGCAGCCAACCGGGCGGCGACGTTTTCTATATCGCCCGGCCGCTCAAGGTCGATTCTCCCAGTTGCCTGCAATGCCACAGCACCCCGCAAGTGGCCCCCAAGAATTTGATCATCACCTACGGCCCCGACAACGGCTTCGGCTGGAAGGTGGGCCAGGTGATTGCCGCCCAGGTGATCTCGGTACCGGTGGACGAGGTCTATGCAAGCGCCCAGCGTTCGTGGGTGCTGGTGGTGGGTGTGCTGGTGGGCATCTTCGCCGTGCTGGTGTTTCTGGTCAACGAACTGCTCAAGCGCACCGTCGTCTTGCGCATCAGCCGCATGGCCGCCACCGCCGACGCGGTGAGCACCGGCAAGACCGAGGCGGACTTTGCCGAAGATGCCGCCGATGAAATTGGTGTGCTCGCCTCCGCCTTCAACCGCATGAAGTCGAGCCTGGAGATTGCCCTCAAACTGCTCAACCAGCAGCCGCGCTGA
- a CDS encoding phosphate/phosphite/phosphonate ABC transporter substrate-binding protein, with product MAMLYNNSKAKSRAATQSSPSRRWWLLWLLPLWLVAGCSEAPVERMGKLTLGTVSYDEGQQTLDRYARFKDYLAQQTQSVVEVEPAYNEQRALERIRSRSWSLVFASPGLTALAIQQAQYEPLFPLQGVNNRRSILVVRKDSPVRAIADLADRPVALGQVGSITGYYFPLYNLYGLTLSELMFAPTPRMVLEWVASGKAAAGALSKEEFDQQAAQIAGAAFRILAADSHVVPTGALLVSPAIERNRQEQLRKILRETPGILAQEAGFIPNAPLPDYGYLFSVVERVRSIFPDTPNAAQLKPARLFKQQSR from the coding sequence ATGGCAATGCTGTACAACAACTCCAAAGCAAAAAGCCGCGCAGCGACCCAAAGCTCCCCGTCGCGGCGGTGGTGGCTGCTGTGGCTGTTGCCGCTGTGGCTGGTAGCAGGCTGCTCCGAGGCGCCGGTGGAACGCATGGGCAAACTCACCCTCGGCACCGTCAGCTACGACGAGGGCCAGCAGACCCTCGATCGCTACGCGCGTTTCAAGGACTATCTGGCCCAACAGACCCAGAGCGTCGTCGAAGTCGAACCCGCCTACAACGAGCAGCGCGCCCTGGAGCGCATCCGCAGCCGCTCCTGGTCGCTGGTGTTCGCCTCCCCGGGGCTGACGGCCCTCGCCATCCAACAGGCCCAGTACGAGCCGCTCTTTCCGCTGCAGGGCGTCAACAACCGCCGCTCGATTTTGGTGGTGCGCAAAGACAGCCCCGTGCGCGCCATCGCCGATCTGGCCGACCGGCCGGTCGCCCTCGGCCAGGTCGGCTCGATCACCGGGTATTACTTTCCGCTCTACAACCTCTACGGGCTCACCCTCTCAGAACTGATGTTCGCCCCCACCCCGAGGATGGTGCTGGAGTGGGTCGCCTCCGGCAAAGCGGCCGCAGGCGCCCTCTCAAAAGAAGAGTTCGATCAACAGGCTGCCCAGATTGCCGGGGCAGCCTTTCGCATTCTGGCGGCCGACTCCCACGTAGTACCAACCGGCGCTCTGCTGGTCAGCCCTGCCATCGAGCGCAACCGCCAGGAACAACTGCGCAAAATCCTCCGCGAAACTCCGGGCATTCTCGCCCAGGAGGCCGGTTTTATCCCGAACGCTCCCCTACCCGACTACGGCTATCTCTTTTCGGTCGTCGAGCGGGTGCGCTCAATCTTTCCTGATACTCCCAATGCAGCCCAGCTCAAACCTGCCCGGCTTTTTAAACAGCAAAGCCGCTAG
- a CDS encoding general stress protein, which produces MADEHAVVGTFASHDDAEAAVLALEKAGFDMHKISIIGKDYRTTQQVRGFVTWRDTAKEGAISAGYWGGFFGGLFGILVGAGVLFIPGVGQVVIAGPIAGVLAGWLEGLLLGAAGGAAAGGLVGALVGLGIPEGKAIKYDSDIQAGKFLVLVTGGEEDRARAEQALAAAGLATAEAIA; this is translated from the coding sequence ATGGCAGATGAGCACGCGGTAGTGGGCACCTTTGCGAGCCACGATGACGCGGAAGCCGCCGTGCTGGCCCTTGAGAAGGCCGGTTTCGACATGCACAAGATCTCGATTATCGGCAAGGACTACCGGACTACCCAGCAGGTGCGCGGCTTTGTGACCTGGCGGGACACCGCCAAAGAAGGGGCGATTTCGGCGGGTTACTGGGGCGGCTTCTTCGGAGGGCTCTTCGGCATTCTGGTGGGGGCGGGGGTGCTGTTTATTCCCGGCGTCGGCCAGGTGGTCATTGCAGGCCCCATCGCCGGGGTACTGGCCGGTTGGCTCGAAGGATTGCTGTTGGGCGCGGCGGGCGGTGCGGCGGCGGGCGGTCTGGTGGGGGCGTTGGTCGGCCTGGGCATCCCCGAGGGCAAGGCGATCAAATACGACAGCGACATCCAGGCGGGCAAATTTTTGGTGCTGGTCACCGGCGGCGAGGAAGACCGCGCGCGGGCCGAGCAGGCGCTCGCAGCGGCCGGCCTGGCCACAGCGGAAGCGATAGCCTGA
- the plsY gene encoding glycerol-3-phosphate 1-O-acyltransferase PlsY produces MNWPLALGIWAASYLAGSLPAGYLAGRRLKNIDIREFGSGSTGATNVLRTLGRGPAAAVLLFDVFKGLFAVWLARTLAGGEDAGAWIVLGAGLAAIVGHSWPVWLAFRGGKSVAVSVGLLLGMHWPVALTVAAVWGVCFAVTRIVSFASIVAAAATPLCFYLWRAPLPFTLFGLLGGIYIVWRHRGNIERLLQGTEPKIGDPAAH; encoded by the coding sequence ATGAACTGGCCCCTGGCGCTCGGCATCTGGGCGGCCTCCTACCTGGCCGGATCGCTGCCGGCGGGGTATCTGGCCGGCCGCCGGCTCAAAAATATCGACATCCGCGAATTCGGCTCCGGTTCGACCGGGGCTACCAACGTGCTGCGTACCCTGGGCCGGGGACCGGCGGCGGCAGTACTGCTGTTCGACGTCTTCAAGGGGCTTTTTGCCGTCTGGCTTGCCCGTACTCTGGCAGGCGGCGAAGACGCCGGGGCCTGGATCGTACTGGGAGCCGGCCTCGCGGCCATCGTCGGCCATAGTTGGCCGGTGTGGCTCGCCTTTCGGGGGGGCAAGTCGGTGGCGGTGAGCGTCGGTCTGCTGCTGGGCATGCACTGGCCGGTGGCGCTCACCGTGGCCGCCGTCTGGGGCGTCTGCTTCGCTGTGACCCGCATCGTCTCGTTCGCTTCCATAGTCGCCGCCGCCGCCACCCCCCTGTGCTTTTATCTGTGGCGGGCACCGCTGCCGTTTACCCTGTTCGGTCTTTTGGGCGGTATCTATATCGTCTGGCGCCACCGCGGCAATATCGAGCGGTTGCTCCAGGGCACCGAACCCAAAATCGGCGACCCGGCTGCACACTGA
- a CDS encoding DUF3119 family protein, whose product MDRLRSNDPFAPPETSKIVVAPRPWLSLAVSALGVLATGWVLGVGVALIVFGLFLGFQTVTVRIVFGAEAFEVWQYRRRVVSFPYNEWLSWRVFWPGVPILFYFREVYSPHFIPMLFSHRQLVAGLQKFLPPAVQRR is encoded by the coding sequence GTGGACCGCCTCCGCTCCAATGACCCGTTCGCGCCCCCCGAGACGAGCAAGATCGTCGTCGCCCCGCGCCCCTGGCTGAGCCTGGCGGTGAGCGCCCTGGGCGTTCTGGCGACCGGCTGGGTGCTTGGGGTGGGAGTGGCTTTGATCGTATTTGGGCTTTTTCTCGGCTTTCAGACGGTCACCGTGCGCATTGTCTTTGGGGCGGAAGCCTTTGAAGTCTGGCAGTACCGCCGCCGGGTGGTGAGCTTCCCGTATAACGAATGGCTCAGCTGGCGGGTGTTCTGGCCGGGAGTGCCGATTTTGTTTTACTTTCGCGAGGTCTACAGCCCCCACTTCATCCCGATGCTCTTCAGCCACCGCCAACTGGTGGCGGGCCTCCAAAAATTCTTGCCGCCTGCGGTGCAACGGCGATGA
- a CDS encoding serine/threonine-protein kinase: MESLTQPISIGALIDGRYRLTRYIDGGGMGKVYEAVDTRLGDKAVAVKLLQQNLNVDDRLFEQLRRRFEQEAQLCALLGGQHGIIAVSDYGLDGPQPYLVMEYLGAAPRGRSLKELVSAEGPLSPERTVRLAVQICESLQYAHGVRTHLGGRQITGVVHRDIKPSNIFVIDRALVGETTKVLDFGIAKAVSDVTIAMGTNMGFVGTCDYASPEQLRGEELDARSDIYSLGIVLYQMLTGQLPLQPKTHSFAGWYQAHNHESPVPLPRLAVGQAIPPRVAAVVMACLEKEPARRPASMQELSQRLQDELLKAAPAPVAPEREAPPPASDEALGAALAAAWPVLRERMERWRSQALDRLEKLPGRIRLGVGLLAAALALKTGRRKCDD; the protein is encoded by the coding sequence ATGGAATCGTTGACCCAACCGATTTCGATAGGTGCACTCATCGACGGGCGTTACCGCCTGACGCGCTATATCGACGGCGGCGGCATGGGCAAAGTTTACGAAGCTGTCGATACGCGCCTCGGGGATAAGGCCGTTGCCGTCAAGCTCCTGCAGCAGAATCTCAACGTCGATGACCGGCTTTTCGAGCAATTGCGCCGTCGCTTCGAGCAGGAGGCCCAACTGTGCGCCCTGCTGGGCGGCCAGCACGGCATCATCGCGGTGAGCGACTACGGTCTGGACGGTCCGCAGCCTTATCTGGTGATGGAGTACCTGGGGGCGGCCCCCAGGGGTCGCAGCCTGAAAGAACTGGTGAGCGCCGAAGGGCCGCTTTCCCCTGAGCGCACCGTCCGCCTGGCGGTGCAAATTTGCGAGAGTCTTCAGTACGCCCACGGTGTGCGCACCCACCTGGGGGGGCGGCAAATTACCGGGGTGGTGCACCGGGACATCAAACCCAGCAACATTTTTGTGATCGACCGCGCTCTGGTGGGCGAGACTACCAAGGTACTCGACTTCGGCATCGCCAAGGCGGTGAGCGATGTGACCATCGCCATGGGCACCAATATGGGTTTTGTCGGTACCTGCGACTATGCTTCTCCCGAGCAGTTGCGCGGTGAAGAACTCGACGCGCGCTCGGACATCTATTCGCTGGGCATCGTGCTCTATCAGATGCTCACCGGCCAGTTGCCTCTGCAGCCGAAGACCCACTCTTTCGCGGGCTGGTACCAGGCCCATAACCACGAAAGCCCTGTTCCCCTCCCCAGACTGGCGGTCGGCCAAGCGATTCCCCCCCGAGTGGCCGCCGTTGTGATGGCTTGCCTCGAAAAAGAGCCCGCCCGCCGCCCCGCCTCGATGCAGGAGTTGAGCCAGAGGCTGCAGGACGAGCTGCTCAAAGCCGCCCCCGCGCCGGTCGCCCCTGAGCGCGAAGCGCCCCCGCCCGCTTCCGATGAAGCGCTCGGGGCCGCCCTTGCCGCCGCCTGGCCGGTGCTGCGCGAGCGCATGGAGCGCTGGCGTTCGCAGGCGCTCGATCGACTTGAGAAGCTGCCGGGACGCATCCGGCTGGGTGTGGGCCTGCTCGCGGCGGCCCTCGCCCTGAAGACGGGCCGCCGAAAGTGCGACGATTGA
- the mog gene encoding molybdopterin adenylyltransferase, translating to MSAIKIGILTASDRASAGVYEDLSGPAIVETLNSFLLSAWQPVYRLIGDERALIEAELICLIDEAGCCLVVTTGGTGPALRDVTPEATEAVCEKMLPGFGELMRAVSLKYVPTAILSRQTAGIRGGALIVNLPGKPKSIRECLEAVFPAVPYCIDLIGGPYLETNPEIIRAFRPRS from the coding sequence ATGAGCGCCATCAAAATCGGCATCCTCACCGCCTCCGACCGGGCGAGCGCCGGTGTCTACGAGGATCTCTCCGGCCCGGCCATCGTCGAGACTTTAAATAGCTTTTTGCTGAGTGCCTGGCAGCCGGTCTACCGGCTGATCGGCGACGAGCGCGCGCTCATCGAAGCGGAACTCATTTGCCTGATCGACGAAGCAGGTTGCTGCCTGGTGGTCACCACCGGCGGCACCGGCCCGGCGCTCCGCGACGTCACCCCTGAAGCCACCGAGGCGGTCTGCGAAAAGATGCTGCCGGGTTTTGGCGAACTGATGCGCGCCGTCTCGCTCAAGTACGTGCCCACGGCCATCCTTTCGAGGCAAACCGCCGGCATCCGCGGCGGTGCCCTGATTGTCAACCTGCCCGGCAAGCCCAAGTCGATTCGCGAGTGCCTGGAGGCGGTTTTTCCGGCGGTGCCCTACTGCATCGATCTGATCGGCGGCCCCTATCTGGAGACCAACCCCGAAATCATCCGCGCTTTCCGTCCCAGGTCTTAG
- a CDS encoding TerB family tellurite resistance protein has translation MKITQPEALACLKIMVRVAMADGYLKEDERLAIGLASRSMGLRDELSIETLMVKEDSFEELLVKVQSPEARTALLKAAASMSAVDGERSAEEQTMLDQIEAAFRVPNPGA, from the coding sequence ATGAAGATCACCCAACCGGAAGCATTGGCCTGCCTGAAGATCATGGTGCGCGTGGCGATGGCGGACGGCTATCTCAAGGAGGACGAACGCCTCGCCATCGGGCTTGCCAGTCGTTCGATGGGCCTGCGCGACGAGCTGAGCATCGAGACGCTGATGGTCAAAGAGGACAGCTTCGAAGAACTACTCGTCAAGGTGCAAAGCCCCGAGGCCCGCACTGCTCTACTCAAAGCCGCCGCCTCGATGTCCGCCGTGGACGGCGAGCGCAGCGCCGAGGAGCAGACAATGCTCGATCAAATTGAAGCCGCTTTTCGGGTGCCGAATCCAGGTGCTTGA
- a CDS encoding TIGR04283 family arsenosugar biosynthesis glycosyltransferase produces MSRVSIVIPALNEATNLGRTLRLLKALDPPAHEILVVDGGSADGTAAVARAFGLRVLESPRGRAVQMNLGGEAATGDILCFLHADTLVPDDCVEVMMRTLADPGTACAGFVSLMAGPETTRWGISLHNYLKTYYAPLLFRPRLFFKGLRLLFGDQVIFCRRSQFLECGGFDPKMVILEEADLCLKMVRFGRIRQINRVVHSSDRRVVRWGSFKATAVYMYIGFLWGLGASPAYLKRFYADIR; encoded by the coding sequence ATGTCTCGCGTTTCGATTGTGATTCCGGCACTCAACGAAGCGACCAATCTCGGTCGAACTCTGCGGCTGCTAAAAGCGCTCGACCCGCCTGCCCATGAGATTTTGGTGGTCGACGGCGGCAGCGCCGACGGGACCGCCGCTGTCGCCCGTGCCTTCGGGTTGCGGGTGCTGGAGAGTCCTCGAGGGCGGGCGGTGCAGATGAACCTGGGGGGGGAAGCTGCCACCGGCGATATCTTGTGTTTTCTACACGCCGATACGTTGGTTCCGGACGACTGTGTGGAAGTAATGATGCGTACCCTGGCCGATCCGGGTACCGCCTGCGCCGGGTTCGTATCGCTGATGGCGGGGCCTGAGACGACCCGCTGGGGCATTTCGCTGCACAACTACCTCAAAACCTATTACGCGCCGCTGCTGTTTCGGCCGCGGCTGTTCTTCAAAGGGTTGCGGCTGCTGTTTGGTGATCAGGTCATCTTCTGCCGCCGTTCGCAGTTTCTGGAGTGCGGCGGCTTCGACCCGAAAATGGTGATCTTGGAAGAGGCAGATCTGTGCTTGAAAATGGTGCGCTTTGGCCGCATCCGTCAAATAAACCGGGTGGTGCACTCTTCAGATCGGCGTGTGGTCCGCTGGGGATCGTTCAAGGCTACGGCCGTCTACATGTACATTGGTTTTTTGTGGGGTCTGGGCGCCTCGCCCGCCTATCTGAAGCGCTTTTATGCCGATATTCGCTGA